A DNA window from Bacillus carboniphilus contains the following coding sequences:
- a CDS encoding 4a-hydroxytetrahydrobiopterin dehydratase, with protein sequence MEKLNEEAIRNKLIENQNWKLTDGKWIERKYRFQDYLNGIEFVQSVAQLSEQKNHHPFISIDYKLITIKITSWRAKGLTELDFELAQKYDELYLQIKK encoded by the coding sequence ATGGAAAAGCTTAATGAGGAAGCCATCCGAAATAAGCTAATAGAAAATCAAAATTGGAAGCTGACTGATGGTAAATGGATTGAACGGAAATATCGGTTTCAGGATTATCTAAACGGAATTGAATTTGTTCAAAGTGTTGCGCAGCTATCTGAACAGAAGAATCACCATCCGTTCATATCAATAGATTATAAACTCATTACGATAAAAATTACTTCATGGCGTGCGAAAGGTCTAACTGAATTGGATTTTGAGTTAGCCCAAAAATATGATGAGTTATATTTACAAATCAAAAAATAA
- a CDS encoding CAP domain-containing protein, protein MRRFLLLIMIVVIGYASKPYWEKPVQQFIPTAVKDSFRSAIESIKENHEFKLALETLGQQFDTIMESFDNKLSESNDNKAEPPILTDPTNQLFSIHNIELGDSKADVEQKTGEPKRSSINEYGVSWNTYHENYQNFIMVAYDENNIVRGLYTNQDLMASTIGIKRGSPKQLVQDELGTPESSIRKGFTNYMINSNGEYDVFKLDNSYVTIFYDIHENNTVTAIQVIDEKLERDKAAFYGEPSQQLKEGFEYQLFDLTNATRVNHELSILTWDDHVRETARGHSLDMAENQYFGHTNLRGQSPFDRMEEDNINYRTAGENLAYGQSSSIFAHEGLMNSLGHRKNILQDHYKKLGIGVAFNHESQPYYTEMFYSD, encoded by the coding sequence GTGAGACGGTTTCTACTTTTAATAATGATTGTTGTCATCGGTTACGCGTCAAAGCCGTATTGGGAAAAGCCGGTTCAACAATTTATTCCAACAGCTGTAAAGGATTCTTTCCGTTCTGCCATAGAATCTATAAAGGAAAATCATGAGTTCAAACTGGCACTAGAAACGCTAGGTCAGCAGTTCGATACAATAATGGAGTCTTTTGATAATAAACTATCTGAATCCAATGATAATAAAGCAGAACCTCCAATATTGACCGATCCCACTAATCAACTTTTCTCAATCCATAATATCGAATTAGGAGACTCGAAAGCTGATGTTGAGCAAAAGACAGGCGAACCAAAACGTAGTTCAATCAACGAATATGGAGTAAGTTGGAACACCTATCACGAAAATTATCAAAATTTTATTATGGTTGCTTATGATGAAAATAATATCGTTCGCGGCCTTTACACAAACCAAGACTTAATGGCCTCTACAATTGGAATAAAAAGGGGAAGTCCGAAGCAATTAGTTCAGGATGAACTTGGTACTCCGGAATCGTCTATTAGAAAAGGGTTTACTAACTATATGATCAATAGCAATGGAGAGTATGATGTATTCAAACTAGATAACAGTTACGTTACGATTTTCTATGATATACATGAAAACAACACGGTTACAGCAATCCAAGTGATCGATGAGAAATTGGAACGTGATAAAGCGGCTTTTTATGGAGAACCAAGTCAGCAGCTAAAAGAAGGATTTGAATATCAATTGTTTGATTTAACAAATGCAACGAGAGTCAATCATGAGTTGTCCATTTTAACATGGGATGACCATGTGAGAGAGACGGCACGAGGGCATAGTTTGGATATGGCGGAAAATCAATACTTTGGTCATACGAACTTACGAGGTCAATCCCCATTTGATCGAATGGAAGAAGATAATATTAATTATCGGACAGCAGGTGAAAACCTTGCTTACGGTCAATCGAGCAGCATCTTTGCACATGAGGGATTGATGAACTCCTTAGGACACAGAAAAAACATTCTTCAGGACCACTATAAAAAATTAGGTATCGGAGTCGCTTTTAATCATGAGTCACAGCCGTACTATACCGAAATGTTTTATAGTGATTAG
- a CDS encoding LAGLIDADG family homing endonuclease, with the protein MKDWEASYLAGIIDGEGSITLTRIHENEHRRPCITIASTDKELLIYLQSLTRGAITNKKNYNPARHKDSYVLSIKNKKDVFSILEQIIPFLRVNQKKKRAKWIIEKYDLVTARNGKYNQQMLLNKNTFEEGFFQI; encoded by the coding sequence TTGAAAGATTGGGAAGCATCCTATTTAGCTGGAATTATTGATGGTGAAGGAAGTATTACTCTAACTAGAATACATGAAAATGAGCATCGTCGTCCTTGTATAACCATTGCATCCACGGATAAAGAACTCTTAATTTACTTACAGTCATTGACTAGGGGGGCTATTACTAATAAAAAAAATTATAACCCAGCGAGACATAAGGATTCCTATGTCTTATCAATAAAAAACAAAAAAGATGTGTTCTCAATTTTGGAACAAATCATCCCCTTTTTAAGAGTTAACCAAAAGAAAAAAAGGGCGAAGTGGATTATAGAGAAGTATGATTTGGTTACAGCCAGAAATGGAAAGTATAACCAACAAATGCTATTAAATAAAAATACTTTTGAAGAGGGTTTTTTCCAAATATAA
- the smpB gene encoding SsrA-binding protein SmpB — MPKGHGKVIAQNKKAYHDFFIEETYEAGLVLQGTEIKSIRAGKVNLKDSYARIHNAEVFLYGMHVSPYEQGNRYNHDPLRTRKLLLNKREINKLIGETKESGYSLVPVKLYLKNGYAKVLIGLAKGKKKYDKREDLKRKEAKRDIERAFKERQQM; from the coding sequence ATGCCAAAAGGTCACGGGAAAGTGATTGCTCAAAATAAAAAAGCATACCATGATTTCTTTATCGAAGAGACATATGAGGCTGGCCTTGTTTTACAGGGAACCGAAATTAAATCTATTCGAGCAGGAAAAGTGAATTTAAAGGATTCCTATGCAAGGATTCATAATGCTGAAGTGTTCCTCTATGGTATGCATGTAAGTCCATATGAACAAGGAAACCGCTATAACCATGATCCTCTGCGGACTCGTAAATTACTTCTCAACAAACGGGAGATTAACAAGCTGATCGGGGAAACAAAGGAAAGCGGGTATTCATTAGTTCCGGTTAAGTTGTATTTGAAGAATGGATACGCTAAAGTTCTGATTGGTCTTGCGAAGGGTAAAAAGAAATACGATAAGCGTGAAGACTTGAAACGAAAAGAAGCGAAACGTGACATCGAGCGTGCTTTCAAGGAACGCCAACAAATGTGA
- a CDS encoding CPBP family intramembrane glutamic endopeptidase, giving the protein MVEQIKSQKLFIWAPVIVVLISSFSSFVFSTFFQEWAWIAVAFFYWGSIFAFLYFFTTKEERKKWFSKTTGHVGWKIGTVVVGLIPLPILLMNTHLLKESILITVFWLAFAIINPFFEEGFWRGFLLDKLPFHSKLHKVLYSTVLFILSHPLLWGIFSIANRNYQVFISLFIMSLVWSYAYYRMQSLRWVIFSHFLVDIGNLAVFTFLNLYVPPHF; this is encoded by the coding sequence ATGGTTGAACAAATAAAAAGTCAAAAGTTATTCATATGGGCACCAGTCATCGTGGTTTTAATCAGCTCTTTTAGTTCTTTTGTATTTTCTACATTTTTTCAAGAGTGGGCTTGGATTGCGGTAGCCTTTTTTTATTGGGGAAGTATTTTTGCCTTTCTTTACTTTTTTACAACTAAAGAGGAGCGCAAAAAGTGGTTTAGTAAAACGACTGGGCATGTTGGTTGGAAGATCGGAACAGTGGTTGTGGGCCTTATTCCATTACCGATTCTTTTAATGAACACTCACTTACTAAAAGAATCTATCCTTATTACTGTTTTTTGGCTAGCCTTTGCCATTATCAATCCCTTTTTTGAGGAAGGCTTTTGGAGAGGATTCCTGCTAGACAAACTTCCTTTTCATTCAAAGCTACACAAAGTCTTATATTCAACGGTTTTATTCATTTTAAGCCATCCATTACTATGGGGTATTTTCTCGATCGCTAACAGAAACTATCAAGTGTTTATTTCCCTATTCATCATGTCATTGGTATGGTCATACGCCTATTATCGAATGCAAAGTTTACGTTGGGTCATTTTTTCTCACTTCTTAGTAGACATCGGGAATTTGGCTGTATTTACTTTCCTCAATCTATATGTACCACCCCATTTCTAA
- the rnr gene encoding ribonuclease R — protein MKEESYKPLTVQELEEQLGMEDSDSFKELVKTLVDMEEKGLIVRTRTNRYGLPERMNLLRGKFIAHEKGFGFVAPEEEGMDDIFIPPSETNQAMQGDIVLVRVTNEQSGDNRREGTIVKIIERGLTEVVGTYTDSKFFGFVIPDDKKVTTDIFIPKGASNGAVDGHKVVVKIVSYPEGRQSAEGEVLQILGHKNDPGVDILSIIHKHGIPTQFPEEVLKQAEEIPEEIDESDIVNRRDLRDQTIVTIDGADAKDLDDAVTVTKLDNGNYKLGVHIADVTHYVKEGSPIDSEALDRGTSVYLVDRVIPMIPHRLSNGICSLNPKVNRFTLSCEMEIDTSGQVVKHEIFQSVIKTTERMTYADVNKILVDKDEETRNAYEGLVPMFEEMERLAQILRNKRMGRGAIDFDFKEAKVLVDEEGKPTDVVLRERSVAERLIEEFMLVANETVAEHFHWLEVPFMYRIHEDPKEEKLHRFFEFITNFGLVVKGTANNVHPRALQEIIEAVEGKPEEMVVSTVMLRSMQQAKYDSESLGHFGLSTDFYTHFTSPIRRYPDLIVHRLIRTYLIEGKMDEGTRAKWGARLDEIAKHASEMERRAVDAERDTDSLKKAEFMLDKIGEEFEGIISSVTNFGMFVELPNTIEGLVHVSDMTDDYYRFDQRQYAMIGERSGKVFQIGDEITVRVISVDKDEQSIDFEIVGMKKERRRERQDSARVVQAKSGKPRRKGAGDRNDQNGGRNGGGKGRGGDDSTADGWSTRKPKKKKKHFENVPKSARRTKKKKR, from the coding sequence ATGAAAGAAGAAAGCTACAAGCCGCTAACTGTACAGGAACTAGAAGAACAGTTAGGTATGGAGGATTCTGATTCCTTTAAAGAGCTTGTTAAAACGCTTGTTGATATGGAAGAAAAAGGCCTTATCGTTCGTACTCGAACTAACCGCTATGGGCTTCCGGAGCGAATGAACCTGTTAAGAGGTAAATTTATTGCTCATGAAAAAGGCTTTGGATTTGTAGCTCCTGAGGAGGAAGGAATGGATGATATTTTTATCCCACCTTCTGAGACAAATCAAGCGATGCAAGGTGACATTGTTTTAGTCCGCGTTACCAATGAGCAAAGCGGAGATAATCGTAGGGAAGGTACCATCGTAAAAATTATTGAAAGAGGCCTTACCGAGGTTGTTGGAACTTATACAGATAGTAAATTCTTTGGCTTTGTCATACCTGATGATAAAAAAGTAACAACAGATATTTTTATACCAAAAGGGGCTTCGAATGGAGCTGTTGATGGTCATAAAGTTGTTGTGAAAATCGTGTCCTATCCTGAAGGTAGACAGAGTGCCGAAGGGGAAGTTCTTCAGATTCTAGGTCATAAAAATGACCCTGGTGTGGACATTTTATCGATCATTCACAAGCATGGAATTCCGACCCAGTTTCCTGAAGAGGTTTTAAAACAGGCTGAGGAAATTCCTGAAGAGATTGATGAAAGTGATATTGTTAATAGACGAGACCTTCGTGATCAAACGATTGTAACAATCGATGGTGCTGATGCAAAGGACTTAGATGATGCTGTCACGGTAACCAAATTAGATAACGGTAACTATAAGCTGGGTGTTCATATTGCCGATGTTACTCACTATGTAAAAGAAGGGTCCCCAATTGATAGTGAAGCGTTGGACAGAGGGACTAGTGTTTACTTAGTAGACCGGGTTATTCCAATGATTCCGCATAGACTATCAAACGGAATTTGTTCACTAAACCCTAAGGTCAACCGTTTTACACTATCTTGTGAAATGGAAATTGACACTTCCGGGCAAGTCGTTAAGCATGAGATTTTCCAAAGTGTAATTAAAACAACGGAAAGAATGACTTATGCAGATGTAAATAAAATTCTTGTGGATAAAGATGAAGAGACAAGAAACGCATATGAAGGCCTTGTTCCAATGTTCGAAGAGATGGAACGGTTAGCTCAAATCCTTCGTAATAAAAGAATGGGTCGGGGTGCGATTGACTTTGATTTTAAAGAAGCAAAAGTTTTGGTCGACGAAGAAGGGAAGCCAACTGATGTAGTGTTACGTGAACGCTCAGTTGCAGAACGTTTAATCGAAGAGTTCATGCTTGTGGCGAACGAGACGGTTGCTGAGCATTTCCACTGGCTTGAAGTGCCATTCATGTATCGTATCCACGAAGATCCAAAAGAAGAAAAGCTACATCGTTTCTTTGAATTCATTACTAATTTCGGTTTGGTTGTTAAAGGAACAGCAAATAATGTGCATCCACGAGCATTACAAGAAATTATTGAAGCGGTTGAGGGTAAACCGGAAGAGATGGTTGTATCGACGGTTATGTTACGTTCGATGCAGCAGGCTAAATATGACTCTGAGAGTTTGGGTCACTTTGGTCTCTCAACGGATTTCTATACACACTTCACATCGCCAATTAGACGTTATCCAGACTTAATTGTACATCGCCTTATTCGTACGTACCTTATTGAAGGAAAAATGGATGAAGGCACTCGTGCTAAGTGGGGTGCACGTTTGGATGAAATTGCAAAACATGCTTCTGAAATGGAGCGTCGAGCGGTTGATGCCGAAAGAGATACGGATTCCCTTAAGAAAGCAGAATTTATGCTTGATAAAATTGGGGAAGAGTTCGAAGGTATCATCAGCTCCGTTACAAACTTTGGAATGTTTGTGGAGCTTCCAAATACGATTGAAGGACTTGTTCATGTCAGTGATATGACGGATGATTACTACCGCTTTGATCAACGCCAATATGCCATGATCGGAGAACGTTCCGGTAAAGTCTTTCAAATCGGGGACGAAATCACAGTCCGCGTGATTTCAGTAGATAAAGATGAGCAATCCATCGACTTTGAAATTGTTGGAATGAAGAAAGAACGCCGCCGTGAAAGACAAGATTCAGCCCGTGTCGTACAGGCGAAATCAGGAAAACCTCGTAGAAAAGGTGCAGGGGACCGAAATGATCAGAATGGTGGTCGAAATGGCGGCGGAAAAGGCCGTGGTGGAGATGACTCTACTGCAGATGGCTGGTCTACACGTAAACCGAAGAAAAAGAAGAAGCATTTTGAGAATGTGCCGAAGTCAGCTAGAAGAACAAAAAAGAAAAAACGGTAA